In Acropora muricata isolate sample 2 chromosome 11, ASM3666990v1, whole genome shotgun sequence, one DNA window encodes the following:
- the LOC136890821 gene encoding threonine synthase-like 2, which produces MKYRSTRGKVQTSLFEDVLFSGYASDGGLFMPEKIPVVDKTTLEKWKELSYLDLTKRIMSLFIPPEEISSKELNDIVIKAFDNFGHKDIACLTAVSNFNILELFHGKTLAFKDYALATVGMFIDHFLNKRKENTIILVGTSGDTGSAAIESVRRSQWVDIIVLFPKGRCNVVQELQMTTVRDQNVHVVRTEGTSDDLDVPIKNCFSDHVYAESNHLCSINSINWARIMAQIVHFFYAYFQTCEEVGETVSFVIPTGALGHCAAGSVANKMGLPVKLVCAVNENNIVHRAVSTGDFTMSEKVMQTWSSAMDIQVPYNMERLLLLFSDMNHALVDSLMQEFEEKHTLKIPQDIQLKMRGVISSACVSRDQTLQTMKECWDEYQYLLCPHTAVGVSVIWGQRRSDDIKTPTVCIATASPAKFPEAVKAAGIEMPLTPQLAQLLTSPTRCSDMKKGEDWDLILRTMISDISRKRLSNET; this is translated from the exons atgaagtaCAGAAGCACCCGAGGGAAAGTTCAAACTTCATTGTTTGAAGATGTGCTTTTCAGTGGATATGCCAGTGATGGTGGATTGTTCATGCCGGAGAAGATTCCAGTTGTGGATAAAACTACTTTGGAGAAGTGGAAAGAATTGTCGTACTTAGATCTTACTAAAAGGATCATGTCATTGTTCATTCCACCGGAAGAAATCAGTTCTAAAGAGTTGAATG ATATTGTGATTAAGGCATTTGACAATTTTGGACATAAAGATATTGCTTGCTTGACAGCAGTTAGTAATTTTAACATACTTGAACTATTTCATGGGAAGACCCTGGCATTCAAGGATTATGCACTGGCTACAGTTGGTATGTTTATAGACCATTTCCTcaacaaaagaaaggagaatACGATAATTCTTGTTGGAACATCTGGTGATACAGGGAGTGCCGCAATTGAGAGCGTCCGTAGATCACAGTGGGTGGACATCATTGTATTGTTTCCCAAAGGGCGCTGCAATGTCGTTCAAGAACTGCAAATGACGACTGTCAGGGACCAAAATGTGCATGTGGTTAGAACTGAGGGAACGTCAGATGATCTGGATGTACCAATCAAAAACTGCTTCTCTGATCACGTCTATGCAGAATCCAATCATCTCTGCTCAATTAACTCCATCAACTGGGCTCGTATCATGGCCCAAATTGTGCACTTCTTTTACGCTTATTTTCAGACCTGTGAAGAAGTTGGTGAAACTGTATCATTTGTGATACCCACCGGAGCGTTAGGACACTGTGCAG CTGGGTCAGTTGCAAACAAAATGGGTCTTCCAGTAAAACTGGTCTGTGCAGTCAATGAAAATAATATCGTCCATCGTGCTGTATCAACTGGGGATTTCACCATGTCAGAAAAAGTTATGCAAACGTGGTCCTCTGCAATGGACATTCAG GTTCCTTACAATATGGAGCGcctcttgcttcttttctctgacATGAACCACGCCCTTGTTGACTCCCTGATGCAAGAATTTGAAGAGAAACACACTTTGAAGATCCCTCAAGACATACAACTGAAG ATGCGTGGAGTCATTTCGTCTGCTTGTGTGTCACGAGACCAAACACTGCAAACTATGAAGGAGTGTTGGGATGAGTACCAGTACCTTCTCTGTCCACACACCGCTGTCGGCGTTTCCGTGATCTGGGGCCAAAG GCGTAGCGACGATATCAAGACGCCCACAGTCTGCATTGCCACCGCCAGCCCAGCCAAGTTCCCTGAGGCAGTGAAGGCTGCTGGGATAGAAATGCCGCTGACTCCACAGCTGGCTCAACTTTTAACAAGTCCGACTCGTTGTAGTGACATGAAGAAGGGAGAAGACTGGGACCTTATTCTGCGTACAATGATAAGTGACATTTCGCGGAAGCGTCTTAGTAATGAAACTTGA